The genomic DNA CACGGAGGACTTCTCGACGGACTCGGCGATGGGGACGGCGATGCTCCAGATGATCGGTGTGTTCAACGAGTTCTGGGCGAACCTCGCCCGGGAGCGGGCGCTGGAGAATGTCCAGCGGCGCCGTGAGAACGGCGAGCCGGTCGGCCGCCCGAAGAAGCTGGACGAGGAGCAACGAGCGGAGGTGTTCGACCTGCGCCGAGCTGGAGTCTCCTACACGAGCATCGCACGCGTGATGGAAGCCGACCCGGAGACGCCCGACTCGATCTCACGCGAGACGATCAGACGCTACTGTAACGATGAGGGCGTGACCCCCGAGACATGACGGCGGATAGCGACACACGAGCCGTCCGAGACGCACTGCTCGACAAACTCAACGAGGCGGGCTCGCGGACGAAGGACCGCCTGGTGGCCATTGTCGCTGCGGCAGAAGGGGTTGATGAGACGGCCGTGGAACGGGAGTTCGGCAAGCTTCTGGTCGGGGGACACGTCGAGGGGCTCCCTGGCATCGAGGGTGCCTTCATTCTCGTCGAGGACCCACGCGACTAATCCCTGCACACGACCTCCGGGGCAGAGCGCCGATCTCGTGTGGCGGACTGATTCTCGGGCGCTGTAGACTGCAGGGTGGGTGGTGTCTCTCCCGGACGGCCGCCGACCGGCGTGGCTACCTCTGCGGCTCACCGGAGGCGCATCCTCGCGAAGGCAAAGAACACAAATGGGCGCGTTCGAATCGCCTCACTCATGACCAGTGGCGGGCGCGAGGAGCCGCCCTACGAGGTGATCGACTACCTGGAGGCGAATGGCCCAGCCCCAGGCTCGGATCTCCCGACCGAGGTAGCGGCTCGCCATCGTGCGGTCGGCGTCCACTCGTTCACGATTCGGGGGGCGAGAAATGGGGCTGGTGCGAGCTTCGGGAAACAGGTCGTTGCCGTCTACCACCTCAAAGAGCACCCGCCGGCCGAAGTCATCGACGCTTTCCTCGAAGCGAACGAGCACCTCATCGAGCACGGGACCCCGAACGGGCTGGTCCGACGATTCGGCGGCCACGGGCCGGCGTGGCGCGATGCTGCTCGAACCGTACTCGAAGAGGAATACGGGATGCCGACCGGCGATCCGGGCCCCGACTCGCGAGGCTCGCCACAGAAGGTCAAATGCCCCCGCTGCGAGGAGTTCATCGACGACCTCGGTTCTCACCTCCGTAATGGGTGTGAGGGAGACTGAAGGCCTCGCCGGAGCAGCGCACGCTGCCGATTGCCCTGGAATTGGATGTGCGAGGCTCTGTCGAAACCCTCAATCGGTGATAGGTTCTGACTGCTGTGCTGAATACACAGCGCATATGCAGCAATCGACGCTGGATTCAAGAGCTAAGTCAGAGTGGATGCAGTATGGAACCCCGGAATTTCCTGCGTGTGGAGGGACTGGCTGTCTTGGGGATTGCGCTGGCTGGGTATTTCACCCTTGATGGCTCAGTTTGGTTGCTGCTCATTCTTGCGCTAGCCCCCGACTTATCGATGATTGGGTATCTCGCTGGTACTCGAATCGGCAGTCTGAGCTATAATATCGTCCATACGTACACATTACCGCTCGCCCTCGGTAGCCTCGGCTTCTGGGCTGACATCCGAATGGCCCTCCTTATCGCTCTGATTTGGGCTGCCCACATCGGAGCTGACCGTCTCGTGGGATATGGTCTGAAATTCGAATCCGGATTCAAAGACACACATCTCAGTACCCAGCCTGCTCCAGTGGACGCCTTCACCAAATCTGATTAATAATCGAACAGCTCTGCTGACTTCACGCTCTATATGCAGCACGCCGTTGCTGTCAGATGAGTTCTACCTCCTCCGAGTAGGAGCGGGGTGAACACAGCCCTGCTAATCACTCGTCGAGCCAGGAGAAACCACCTTGTCGAGATTCCTGCCTGAAACTCGAAGCCTCATCGTGGTATAAGCAGAGGGGCGATTCGGGTTCGCATTCGCCTCGATCTCGCTCGGCACCGCCGGATTGTGAACACAATCTGCGGGGGTCACGAGCACCCGATGTGAACACATCCGGAGTATCCCCGAGGAGCTGTAACATCTCGAGTGCGACTGGTGGGGGTCGCACCCGACTAGTTCCGGCAATCGAGCGTAATAATTCAAGAGGCTCTGGTGAATCGCTTGACTGCGTCGGATTCGACCGTTAGAACGAGGAAGATGAAGCGGGAAACCGTCGATGCTCTATGTCGAAGATTTCCCGCTTCACAAGCAAAGCCGTCCAGTTAGCTAAAAATGCTGTTGGTGAGCGAGGCGAAGTCGCCGCCCCCGAAGGGGGTGGCGGCTTCGCCGAGTATGCGGTCGTGTCGCTGCACTGTCTGCGGGTTTACTTGGAGAAATCGTACCGAGAAACACTCGATCTGCTGAGCGAGATGCCACAAATACTGGCCGAGATCGGCCTCGACGAGGCCGATCTCCCCGACCACTCGACGTTAGTGAAGGCGTTTGACAGGCTCAAGACAGCACTCTGGCGCGTGCTGCTCCGACTCTCGTCGGAGCTGCACGACCCGAGCGGACACGCCGCGATCGACGCGACATTCTTCGACCGCGAGAACGCCAGCAAGCACTACTGCCGCCGGACGAATTACCGCGTCCAGACGCTGAAAACGACCGCTCTGGTTGACACAGAAACGCAAGCGGTTCTCGACGTTCATTGCTCGACCGGAAAACCACACGACACCCACCTCGGCTGGCAGGTCGCCCGCCGCAACGCGGGCGACCTGACCAGCCTCGCCGCCGACAAGGGCTACGACTGGATGGAATTACGCGAGAAACTGAGGGAAGACGGCGTGAGACCGCTGATCAAACACCGCGAGTTCCGGCCCATCGATCACGCGCACAACGCGCGGATCGATGGGCCTCGCTACCGCCAACGATCGATGTGTGAGACCGTCTTCTCGGCGATTAAGCGCACGCTCGGCGACGCCGTGCGTGCGCGAGCATGGTTTCGTGAGTTCCGAGAAATCGTCCTGAAATGTGTCGTTCACAACATCAAGCGAGCCGTCACACCGTGAGATCAAACGCCCTCTGGCGATTCACCAGAGCCATTCAAGAGGAAATTACGCTTCTAGTCCCAGTATAGACTCGATTTGTTGGTCAATTTCGGATAGCTTCTCGGCTTCCTTTTCTCCGTCCCCTTCTCGTCTGGCTGCACACAGGCCCTCGAAGAGTTCGGCCAACTGGCTACAGACAGGCTCGTCCAGTTCTCTCGGATCGATAACCGGAGCGGATTCCAGTTGGCTGATTTCGAGTTTTTCCAAGCCGCTATAGTCATGGCTGGATTTACTGAGAATTCGTTCAACAAAAGTACTATTCAGATACGCCAGCAGGGCGTCTCGGTCATGATCCTTATAGTCGAAATCAAGTGAGATGTTGTGGACGTTATTGAGCGTCAACAATCCCATCTCGTTCCGGTAGAATTGGAACCCATTCCGATTCATGTACTTACCGAGGATTGGAGTAGGCTCCCGTGAATCCACCCGATACCACGGGTTCCTTCCTGAAACGAGTGTTCCGTCTGTCACGCCCTCCTTTTCACCCTTCTCCAGATAGTTAAGAACGCTCTGACACTCTATCTCCGACTTATCGATAACTCCCTCCTCATCAAAACAATAGAGCAACCAGACATCATCGCCATTGTCTCGCCATTCCTCCCAGTCTGATTTCTTGATGTTGAGGATATCGAGTCCTCTCGCAGTACGAAGAATCCGCTCGCGATATTGACGTGGAATCGAATGTCGGTCTACATCATCAGATGATAGACAGAAGAAATCGTTTTTTCCCGTCGCAATTCCTCGCTTGATGGTCGCGACATCATTGAAAGGGACCAATTCAGGAAACTCGCCAATGTCGGTTTCACTAAAATAGTGGGTCCAGCGTTCGGTCGGCGTTAGAATCTCCTGTGCAATCCCTGTCACGAAGTCCACTTCTGGGCGTTCTGCAAGAGATTCAGTATCCGAGAGGAACTCCTCGGCGTTGCTTGTCGACGGCCATTCATTAACCCGGACGAACTGCGTCTCGTGAGTGGAATCCGGGGAGGCAGCCTCCAGAAGCAGGATGCTTGGTCTGGTCCGAACTCCCTCAAATACCTCCACACTGTCATCGAGTTGTATCACAGCATGAATTGCGAATCTCCTGAGGAGATACTGCTTAAGTTTGCGTCCGAAATTCGTATCCATGAATCGGGAGGGAATGATGAATGCTGC from Haloglomus litoreum includes the following:
- a CDS encoding recombinase family protein; translated protein: MSKVAGYVRVSTEQQREEQSHEQQREKLTTWANRNDHEIEVFEDIAISGQSDDRPAYEEMMDRLDEFDMVAVRELSRFGRSLKRVLQDIERLDEHGVEFNSITEDFSTDSAMGTAMLQMIGVFNEFWANLARERALENVQRRRENGEPVGRPKKLDEEQRAEVFDLRRAGVSYTSIARVMEADPETPDSISRETIRRYCNDEGVTPET
- a CDS encoding DUF4260 domain-containing protein produces the protein MEPRNFLRVEGLAVLGIALAGYFTLDGSVWLLLILALAPDLSMIGYLAGTRIGSLSYNIVHTYTLPLALGSLGFWADIRMALLIALIWAAHIGADRLVGYGLKFESGFKDTHLSTQPAPVDAFTKSD
- a CDS encoding IS5 family transposase, which translates into the protein MSKISRFTSKAVQLAKNAVGERGEVAAPEGGGGFAEYAVVSLHCLRVYLEKSYRETLDLLSEMPQILAEIGLDEADLPDHSTLVKAFDRLKTALWRVLLRLSSELHDPSGHAAIDATFFDRENASKHYCRRTNYRVQTLKTTALVDTETQAVLDVHCSTGKPHDTHLGWQVARRNAGDLTSLAADKGYDWMELREKLREDGVRPLIKHREFRPIDHAHNARIDGPRYRQRSMCETVFSAIKRTLGDAVRARAWFREFREIVLKCVVHNIKRAVTP